The Macaca mulatta isolate MMU2019108-1 chromosome X, T2T-MMU8v2.0, whole genome shotgun sequence DNA window AGCAGGCCACCTCCTGGGGCTGACACTGGCCGAGGTCTGCATTTCTGAGGGCGGGGCGTGCTTTGACATCCTGAAAGGGTTGCAAAACCCATCACAGAGAACCCCAAGAAGGGAGACTCTGCCCCCAAGACCCAGTGTGCCCCGCAGGGTCTGTGCTGTGTGCTCGCTGGCTCTTCATGGAAGCCTTTCCCAGCCCGGGTCGGGGACTCCTGGTCCAACATCCCCAGGAGCCGGCGGGAAGCCCGTTCTGGTCACCACAGCCCCTTTTGCATGGCATGAGTGCCCCATGCCAGCCTGCATGGCATGTGCCTCCCACTTCCAATGCCCTCCTCCCAGGGGCTCATTCCTGCCCCAAGTGGGGTGACCTCTCTCTGCAGACAGGGGAGGCCTGTCCTCCCGGCATGCAGCCCTGAAAGGAGAGGGGCCGGGGCAGGGAGGGGGTGTGCCGCGCCATCGTGGTGAAGGCAGAGCAGCTCCTTTGTTCCGTGATGTGTCAGGTTGCCGGATACTGGGCTCCAGGCTCCAGGGGCAGTCCCTGGCCTGGGGGGTGGGATGTGGAGTGCCAGGTGGGTCCCGGAAGGAGCTTTCCACTGGGGCCCCAGGAGGTTGCCCCATCCTTCCCACTGGGACTGGCAGGTGACTTCCTGATGACGCTCTCCGTGGCTCTGAATTTGTCACAGAGGTTCCGTGGGCGATGAGTGCTTTTCCTGTTGGCCGGTGCCGCCTCTGGGCAATGCAGGGACCCTTGATGACAGCTCCTGACCCCTTCCAAAGCCGCCTGGCCCTCCTTGAACCCGACGAGAGCAGGTTGCCGGGCCTTCCCTGAGGAATGTGTTCCTGGCAGGTGGGGACAGCCCCTCCCCCAGGGTGTTGGGTACAGGATCCTGGGGTGCCTCAGGACACGGTCAGGCCCACTGAACCCCCACACTCCTGGGCCACCTGCCCGCTGGCTGTCCTCTGTGACCCTGTCTCCCCTGAGCCAAGGTGCCCGGCCTGGTCCCCCGGGAAGAACAGTGAGGAGGTCTGGCTCTCCCTGCCATGGGGGCCTCGGGGGCCTGGACGGGGACGGTGTCCTCCCTCCCCAGGCTGCCCAGCGCCCTCGCTCAGGGAGTGCTCTCCTAGCGGCCTGTTCGGCAGACGGGCACAGTCACGACAGCAGCCAGACCCTGTCCCGGCCCATGCACCCACCTGGACAGATCGGCGCCCTCCTAGACTTACTGGCTCCATTGAGGGTCCCAAAGGGGCTGCCCCAGAGCACCCTGGGGTCTCCAGACCCCTCGGCCCACAGCAGCTACCAGCAGCCCAGGCAGGACCCAGGGGCTTCCGGGCACAGAGGCGCCGCTCCCTGGCTTGTGAGCCTGGGGCCTCTCCAGCCGTCCCCTGTCGGGGGGGCCTCCACTCCTGCTCTGGATCAAggtcctgccctcagggagagCTGGTGCCTTCGGGGGACCGGGCCCTGGTTGCAGTTGGAGAGTGCATCCAGGGATGGTGCTCTTCTTGGCTGCCGCCCTGCCTCCCAGGGGCCTCCCCAGACACCCGGCTGCTGTCAGCTGGGGCTGGGGGGTCCTCTGGCCTAGGGGTCATCCCAGTTTGGGAGTGCCCTTCCCTGGACACTGTGTCCAAGAAGGATACATGCTCGCCCTTTGttgggggccaggcacagggtGAGGGGACACTCGGCCCCACCACCCCTGTCTCCGGGAGCCCTGGCTGGGTACGGTGCCTCTTCTGAGAGATCCTGCCCGGGACTGGTGCCGCCTGCCTCCCGCACAGTTGGGGACCCTGGCCGGGCACCTCCTGCCAGCCCCCTGCTTCTGTCCTAGCCTCAGCCGGGCCCTGCAAGCTGTCCATGTGCCTGTGACACCCGGTCCCTCTGCGGATGTTTGCAAACACCCCTGCCCCCACAGTGATGTCTGGGGGCCTCTCTGGGCCTTTGTGTGCCGAGTTgagggtgggtggtggtgggggggtcTTTCCATAGTTGCCTACTTCCTGTCCTCCTCGGCCCCAGGTCCAGGGGTGCCCTGCCTGCTCAGTTTCCAGCCTGAGCCCTTCCTTGAGCTGGCCGAGTCCCCTAAGCTTCTGCAGCAGGTTCCCAGATCCACCCGAGGGACTCCTGGCCAGTGTTCCCAGTGGTGTCTGAGTGCTAGACTCAGTCCCTGGCCATAGATTTCGGGGAACCCCGCTCTGAGGGGCCATTGCTTCTGTTTCCTCTCCAGGTCCCCTCCCAGTTGCCTCGGAGAGCGAGGATGGGGCTGTCGGGAGGCAGAAGGGAGGGTTGGGGTGCAGAGGTGTGGCTTAGGGGAGGGAAAGTCAACTGGGCTAccgcccctccctgccctccctggacTCAGTCCAGACATAACCTGCGGGTTGGAGGCCTGTGCACCCTTTATCTCCTAGTAGCCTGGCAGGTCCTCCTGGGTCTTCCTCAGTGTGGCTGGGTCCCCAGACCATAGGCCCCAGCAGGGTAGGGGCCCGTGCTCTGCTCTTGTTTTTGCTCCTACTTGCCCGCCCTTCCCGGGGAGGCCGCTGGCCACGACCATGCCAATCTCTTtccctgctgcctgcctgcctgggtGGCCTCCAGCTCACCGCCCTGTGAGGCCTGTGGCCTCCCGCCAGGGCTGTCCTCAGGGGCCTGGATCCCCCTAGTTTATCTACCGCCCTTGCTGCCCCACATGTGTCCCTGCAGCCTGGGGATGATCCGGAGGGTTGGGGGATCGGTGCCCTTGGTTCACCCAGCCCAGCCCTAGGGCGGTTACCCCGGTGGCCCTGCCAGGCATGGGGCTTGGGAGAGGATACGATGGAGCCGGCACAGGGAGGGGGCAGGAGACTCTGGGTGACTCGGGGCAGGAGGGGGTGCCCCAGAGGTTCAGAATCCTGGGCACACAGTGGGCTGAGCGGACAAGTCGCAGCCTCAGGGGGACCTCCCGTCCTCCCCACTGGCACTGGATCTTTCTGGGCCTGGCTCTGCTGCCTCCCACCCCCATTCAGCTGGTGGCTTCTAGATGCTTCCAGAGTGTGCTTGGCCCCTTTGCCTCTATGCCATTGGGCCCAGGGGGAGCAGTAgagtggctggggctgggggtgggactTCCCCTTTCTGTGTCTTGCTTGCCCCGTGTCTCTCAGTGAGTGGCCGCCCTGAGCCTGGGGCCAGCAGCTCAGCCCCAAGTGGAAGTCAGGCAGGGCTCCTCTGccgttttcctttcctttatgcCATCAGAGTCAGGAGTGGCCTATCCTCATGAAGCCACAGGTTCTACACCTCTTGCACTCTCTTCTTGAAAGTGGTAGCGGCCCAACAGACACCCTTCCTACCTCCACCGCAGCTGAGGGTCAAGGCAAGGGTCCTTCTTGGCCGGCCTTGGCGCTGTCACCTTTTGGACCTGTCTGGGGTCGAGGTCAAAGGCCTTACCAGGACCACGGGTTCTGGGCCCTGGCCCTGCATTTCCTCTCCACCGTCTCCTTCTCCACTGGCCACCTCGACACCCTCCCAGCCCCCTCTGTTGGTTCTCCTCCCTGGTCTGGCAGGGCCTGGGGGCAGCGGAGGAAAAAAATCCAGTATCTTCTTGGACAGTCCCCAGAGTGGCCTCTTGCTGGGACCTTGGGCAGCTGCTGCCCCCTGCTGTGTGTCTGAGTACTGCTGGAACCCTGCGGGGGACCCCAGATTATTTGGGGGCTTTTGAAAGCGGGGCCACAGTGGTCTCTCAGAGCTCTGGAGAACATTTAAGTGGAGGCCTGGAGGCTCTTGAGGCCCATGGAACCTTCCTAATCCTTCTGGTTCCAGTTGGGGCACCCAGTGCACTTGGGTGTGTCCAGAGTAGTTGGAATCCCTCATGGGGTTCAAAGCCCTGGGGGTTGGACAGATCACAGGATGAGCTTGGCAGAGCTCTGAGGAGCCCTGGAACAGGGAGGGAGTACTCCAAGGCCCACGGAGCCCTGGGGATTGGTGACCAAGCCCAagtgggaggcctcaggaatccAGGGGGAGCTCAGGGAGGTGGTGGGAGCAGAGCCCTGGGGAAGGCTGTGGGCCCTCAGGAGCAGGGAGTCTCTGAGCCCTGGGGTAGGAGTCTTGCAGCCCTTGTCATTCCCTGGGGAAATGGGGTGGGGACTCCGGGAGCCCTCTTCCATCCAGTCTTGGGAGCTCTTTTGGAATGAATGAAAAGGGGCAAGCTACGTTGGGGGTGGCCGctgttccttccttccctctcttccctcacGCCAGACACCACAGGGGTTGCCAAGTACACCCGGCTGCCTCCTCTTTACTCCTCACCTGTAACAGATCCAGGACCTGACCTAAGGCCTAGAAAGCACCATTTCGTCCAGATACCTGGATATCTCTTTTCCCTCCTTGGGATGCCCCAAGCCCAGCTCCACATCCCCCATCTCCCTGACACCGGCTATTACTCCAGAGCTTTGGGATGTCAACCTTGCCTCCACCCCAGGTCCCATATAGGTTCCTGCTAGGCCCCATCTGCCTCTGTCCAGCCACAATCCGAAGTAGTGAGTGCTTCCTGGGGGAACTGGACTTCGGTGAGTTCAGTTCTTCCTGTCAGTGTACTTGGTTTTTATCAGCTGCTGAAACAGGAGGCTGTCACTGCATCCCTCTAGGGTCCTGGTAGTAGCAACCTGTTTGTTCTGCCCCCCACGTACAGGCTTATTAATGGGACCATTGGGTCCCTAAGGTGGACCTGTGAGGAGGTGGCATCCCCTGCGCATGCCTACCACCTGCCATGGACCATCCAGGTCTCGCCTGCTGCAGGGCCAGCCATCAGTCTGTTGCATTGGGCTTGGGATGGTGAGGGGCAGAGGGCAAGGGCTTGGGGAGTCCACACAGCAAGTGGCTGGGCTCTGGGAGTGAGCTAGGTAAGAGGAGCTTATAACAAACAAGAAAGGCTGAAACTGAGTGGTAAGAAAATTAGAAGTGCTTCGCTCTTTTCT harbors:
- the LOC114675007 gene encoding uncharacterized protein LOC114675007 isoform X1, giving the protein MCSWQVGTAPPPGCWVQDPGVPQDTVRPTEPPHSWATCPLAVLCDPVSPEPRCPAWSPGKNSEEVWLSLPWGPRGPGRGRCPPSPGCPAPSLRECSPSGLFGRRAQSRQQPDPVPAHAPTWTDRRPPRLTGSIEGPKGAAPEHPGVSRPLGPQQLPAAQAGPRGFRAQRRRSLACEPGASPAVPCRGGLHSCSGSRSCPQGELVPSGDRALVAVGECIQGWCSSWLPPCLPGASPDTRLLSAGAGGSSGLGVIPVWECPSLDTVSKKDTCSPFVGGQAQGEGTLGPTTPVSGSPGWVRCLF